From the Cherax quadricarinatus isolate ZL_2023a unplaced genomic scaffold, ASM3850222v1 Contig246, whole genome shotgun sequence genome, one window contains:
- the LOC138851284 gene encoding uncharacterized protein, whose amino-acid sequence MIYSTSTTTTTTSAVKMGSLGCPLCCQQDFVSVVALHDHLLYYTYRPLQCAICSARVGGIQELTHHLERHIGDGMPTSLHTSRLKPGVPVLDKSKLEVLTQDQAETKGKPATRDESGPNISKLLSSDEQVDSLRSRPINVEHTELLLRAYFCQTCGAKIVDKDAYFWHIRKHSVMPSNNESQILPASPTVQSEVDDLSCNFLSDVSTPGNMTTDTEIPFLNDSEDPSECLSDFMEENDTANQLRKLREWQLEKLGKTFKRHKISFVKSPGISELSPLSGKLPYHSCPLTPNSVGKRPLSRNNLSPFSSRQSNNTPSDFVGRNNSCNPPSSVNTDPGEVEKPEACIPSPSADKELINTESHSVGTPDSCIVSLSEDRASDNNDQCSPGNLGSSTPLALTAEDSLNTDSPSEKQPNSSFPLMKPNNKLFQDSLQLLSSDSLKFELNTACSDDTGASACFIAVPSSVSQLDLIKLENIPKSIQRLSPLGQSADKSCAFDDKESTSDNPAILDNLDDRYNVEISPHLENIDPPLFTSSSWVHLDQPAQECKLNLFPEPVSCLPLPDKSHRASVSESLEEDSKLGVLMHLEKCTNVQFPSLHTPSESFSQSVVLEKANTCNYNETKSNNVKSVQSNLEDCSKLDKCNSYSEQVIISTDFRDSNTSNILSCNKTQEVGSISDENIHGEEIHAIENMQYIQNSANEIVDNKNPSNIDVADNLHTDYLPVDGSRGEHPHSLALDHDQVSHMPGGSTAESTTPHAGDTMPYLHKKFHHDQERKVVGQCADVNRYIHNFQSLLVSKLNGTLSTDNPFGSTGISTELSANEKQDNVAINQAYIVLKPPQQKEYVCEVCNIKCTSCSSFHAHYKTHEVEGQKNFSCHFCGQKFFKKSSKDLHERKHTGRKVHRCGQCSKLFIKLFSYLRHQREVHAIKKAFICTECSKAFSTERRLKEHSEVHQSEKVHECIHCRHSCYTASGLRTHILECHSGTHKRSHFCEVCGETFAKHYGLKRHQQRKHDKQQLSCEICSKVFSCKEALLQHAKCHTNLKTLTCNHCDKTFTTSWALQRHSKSHQEATHQFHCNKCSLNFTRKDSLISHLRIHAQKKVFICHCGKRFVKRSQLKEHEDKHSEVAKYSCVTCKHSFKFKVSLRNHSCKTKTSVSNS is encoded by the coding sequence GAAAACCAGCTACTAGAGACGAATCAGGGCCCAACATAAGCAAATTGCTAAGCAGTGATGAGCAGGTGGACAGTTTAAGAAGCCGTCCCATTAATGTAGAGCATACTGAACTTTTATTGAGAGCTTATTTTTGTCAAACTTGTGGAGCAAAGATTGTGGACAAAGATGCTTATTTTTGGCATATTAGAAAGCATAGTGTTATGCCAAGTAATAATGAATCTCAGATCTTGCCTGCCTCCCCAACTGTCCAGAGTGAAGTAGATGATCTTAGTTGCAACTTTCTCAGTGATGTTTCAACCCCAGGTAACATGACGACAGACACAGAGATCCCTTTTCTTAATGATTCTGAAGATCCTTCAGAATGTCTCTCTGACTTCATGGAGGAAAATGATACAGCAAATCAACTCCGGAAGCTGCGTGAGTGGCAGTTGGAAAAACTGGGAAAGACCTTTAAAAGGCATAAAATTTCATTTGTTAAGTCTCCAGGAATTTCTGAGCTGAGCCCACTTAGTGGAAAATTACCATACCATAGTTGTCCATTAACCCCTAACTCAGTAGGAAAAAGGCCACTTAGTCGAAATAATCTTTCTCCTTTTTCGAGTAGACAATCAAATAATACGCCTTCAGATTTTGTTGGAAGGAATAATTCTTGTAACCCTCCATCTTCAGTAAACACAGATCCTGGAGAGGTGGAAAAACCTGAGGCATGTATTCCTTCACCATCAGCAGACAAAGAGCTAATTAACACAGAGTCTCATTCTGTTGGTACACCTGATTCTTGTATAGTGTCTCTATCTGAAGATAGAGCATCAGACAACAATGATCAGTGTTCACCAGGAAACCTTGGCTCCTCCACTCCACTGGCACTTACAGCTGAAGATTCACTTAATACAGACTCACCATCAGAAAAGCAACCTAACTCTTCATTCCCACTGATGAAACCAAATAATAAACTCTTCCAAGACAGCCTCCAGCTGCTGTCTTCAGATTCTCTTAAATTTGAGCTTAACACAGCctgtagtgatgacactggtgcaTCAGCTTGTTTTATAGCTGTTCCTTCTTCAGTTTCACAATTAGATTTAATTAAACTGGAAAACATCCCTAAGTCTATCCAGAGGTTATCACCTCTGGGTCAAAGTGCAGACAAATCATGTGCTTTTGATGATAAAGAGAGTACCTCTGATAATCCTGCAATACTGGACAATTTGGATGATAGGTATAATGTAGAGATCTCTCCACATCTTGAAAATATTGACCCACCATTATTCACTTCATCCTCATGGGTTCACTTAGACCAGCCAGCCCAAGAATGTAAACTTAACCTTTTTCCAGAGCCAGTTTCATGTTTACCATTGCCTGATAAAAGTCACAGGGCCAGTGTATCAGAGTCCTTGGAAGAAGATTCAAAATTAGGTGTGCTTATGCATCTTGAAAAATGTACAAATGTACAATTTCCATCACTTCACACACCTTCAGAATCATTTAGTCAAAGTGTAGTTTTAGAAAAAGCAAATACATGTAATTATAATGAAACCAAAAGCAATAATGTAAAATCTGTGCAAAGTAATTTAGAAGATTGCTCAAAATTAGATAAGTGTAACTCATATAGTGAACAAGTAATAATTAGTACAGATTTTAGAGATAGCAATACTtctaatatcctttcttgtaatAAAACACAAGAAGTAGGTAGTATTTCCGATGAAAATATTCACGGTGAAGAAATTCATGCAATAGAAAATATGCAATACATACAAAATAGTGCTAATGAAATTGTAGATAATAAAAACCCTTCTAATATTGATGTTGCTGATAACCTGCACACTGACTACCTACCTGTTGATGGTTCCAGGGGTGAGCATCCCCACAGCCTGGCCTTGGACCATGACCAGGTCAGTCATATGCCAGGTGGCAGTACAGCTGAAAGTACTACACCTCATGCTGGTGATACAATGCCTTACCTTCATAAAAAGTTCCATCATGACCAGGAAAGAAAGGTAGTTGGTCAGTGTGCTGATGTAAATCGTTATATTCACAACTTTCAGTCTCTCTTGGTAAGCAAGTTGAATGGTACTTTGAGTACAGATAATCCATTTGGATCCACGGGAATCAGTACAGAGCTGAGTGCAAATGAAAAGCAGGACAATGTTGCAATAAATCAAGCATATATAGTTCTGAAGCCACCTCAACAAAAGGAATATGTTTGTGAAGTTTGTAATATAAAATGCACAAGCTGTTCAAGTTTCCATGCACATTATAAAACACATGAGGTTGAAGGTCAGAAAaacttttcttgccacttttGTGGACAAAAGTTTTTCAAAAAAAGTTCTAAAGATCTACATGAAAGGAAACATACTGGCAGAAAGGTTCACCGTTGTGGACAGTGTTCAAAATTATTTATAAAATTGTTCTCTTACCTCCGACATCAGAGAGAGGTTCATGCTATTAAGAAAGCGTTCATTTGTACAGAATGCAGTAAAGCCTTCAGTACTGAAAGACGTTTAAAGGAACACTCTGAAGTGCATCAGAGTGAAAAAGTTCATGAATGCATACACTGCAGACATTCCTGTTACACTGCTAGTGGATTACGAACACACATATTGGAATGCCACAGTGGAACCCATAAGCGCTCCCATTTTTGTGAAGTTTGTGGCGAAACATTTGCTAAGCACTATGGACTGAAACGGCACCAGCAGCGTAAGCATGACAAGCAACAACTTTCATGTGAGATTTGCTCTAAAGTCTTTTCCTGTAAGGAAGCTCTTCTTCAGCATGCAAAATGCCATACAAACCTAAAAACATTAACATGCAATCATTGTGATAAAACTTTCACCACTTCATGGGCCCTCCAGAGACATTCCAAATCACACCAAGAAGCTACTCATCAATTCCACTGTAATAAATGTTCTTTAAATTTCACTAGAAAGGATTCCCTTATTTCTCACTTAAGGATTCATGCTCAAAAGAAAGTTTTTATCTGCCACTGTGGCAAACGATTTGTTAAAAGAAGTCAGCTAAAAGAACACGAAGATAAGCACAGTGAAGTTGCAAAATATTCTTGTGTTACATGTAAACATTCATTTAAATTCAAAGTTTCCTTGAGAAACCATAGTTGCAAAACCAAAACTTCAGTAAGTAATAGCTAA